A DNA window from Pleurodeles waltl isolate 20211129_DDA chromosome 12, aPleWal1.hap1.20221129, whole genome shotgun sequence contains the following coding sequences:
- the WHAMM gene encoding WASP homolog-associated protein with actin, membranes and microtubules has product MECELMDSLDGWVAIKPNAFEETDTFRLVFIVCWNEIESKFAVTCHNRTLQLRQRRQSGGGREGEEDQRTSWAGLFSVRDLQLINHLLCGVCEELKPCFPALPVFESSSTLWSLIFPVETAFEGAEDDLEATCHNLEVYFRTATELCGRSIVLDSLFTEDQGDIDQYFENLHEFRKQNLEDRVTRAKEELRSILHQHKHANKMVDLMKVYELEEEVYQNLVTVATEFYQYLLQPFRDMRELAVLYKLEIVKSLKMDDLGPKRIEALEKDVDKWSTRAEQAGSSIQDVTVNYFKETVKALAAMQKHMEMDEKRFGQTAWAAAVPRLEKLKSLLAKETLQHMRARELCLNHKRVEIQRSMEKLTEQDMDFIDQLEIQYYETQLELYDVQFEILKHEERLLLTQLDSIKRQIKEKEEEVIYYDTCEDPDELQDNEPKGLLHHPESSAIKTLNMKAQRLESKRGNICARRAYLRNKRDQCEETQKLKLQQVEKTMKEYHEHHSIQIKRNKKKEEDKKKKEFVDQERHRTLQRLKTFKVKCPAQFVLKTSRSQPQSLKLSQDLSHRPLSPSIKSSQTPSMKPKVSPRSKVLGRGKPPSALVDVPVQIFVSPNVPKDLTFGDRLIEASTHVPPPPPPLPPPPPPPPLPPPLPFSPKAISQPLLPDPSLKTIKKPSVSEGLTESGTEAKPPESGKNVSNHYSGSMDEILASLKRGEILLRKVQHSCTPATDTGPRDSILSSIRQGVKLRKVVRKERADSSNEPESELERSIKAAMKRIKKVSADSEDEEMHEYKSGEWDT; this is encoded by the coding sequence ATGGAGTGCGAGCTCATGGATAGCCTAGATGGCTGGGTGGCAATCAAGCCCAATGCCTTCGAAGAAACAGACACTTTCCGACTAGTCTTCATTGTGTGCTGGAATGAAATTGAAAGCAAGTTCGCAGTTACCTGTCACAATCGAACACTTCAGCTACGACAGCGGCGCCAGTCAGGTGGTGGACGGGAGGGTGAGGAAGATCAGCGTACAAGTTGGGCTGGTTTATTTTCAGTCCGGGACCTGCAGCTCATCAACCATCTGCTGTGTGGGGTATGTGAGGAGCTGAAGCCCTGCTTTCCGGCACTGCCGGTGTTTGAATCAAGTAGTACCCTCTGGTCCTTGATATTTCCAGTCGAGACAGCTTTTGAGGGGGCTGAAGATGATCTGGAGGCAACTTGCCATAACCTTGAAGTCTACTTCAGAACAGCAACAGAACTCTGTGGTCGCAGCATAGTCCTGGATTCGCTCTTTACTGAGGACCAGGGGGACATTGATCAATACTTTGAGAACCTGCATGAGTTTCGGAAGCAGAATCTTGAGGACCGTGTGACTAGGGCTAAGGAAGAGCTCAGGAGCATTCTCCATCAACACAAACATGCCAATAAGATGGTGGATCTGATGAAGGTGTATGAACTAGAAGAGGAAGTATACCAAAACCTTGTTACAGTGGCTACTGAGTTCTACCAATATTTACTGCAGCCATTCAGAGACATGAGAGAACTTGCAGTATTATACAAACTGGAGATCGTGAAATCTCTGAAAATGGATGATCTGGGTCCTAAAAGGATAGAAGCTCTGGAGAAGGATGTTGACAAGTGGAGTACACGCGCTGAGCAGGCTGGGTCGTCTATTCAGGATGTGACTGTGAATTACTTTAAAGAGACTGTTAAGGCACTGGCTGCAATGCAGAAACATATGGAGATGGACGAGAAGAGGTTTGGTCAAACTGCTTGGGCTGCGGCTGTGCCAAGGCTGGAGAAGCTGAAGTCTCTGTTGGCGAAGGAGACACTGCAGCACATGCGGGCGAGAGAGCTATGCCTGAATCACAAAAGGGTGGAAATTCAGAGGAGCATGGAGAAGCTGACAGAGCAGGACATGGATTTCATTGATCAGCTGGAGATTCAGTACTACGAGACCCAACTGGAACTGTATGATGTGCAGTTTGAGATACTGAAACACGAGGAGAGGCTGCTTCTCACACAACTGGACAGTATAAAGCGTCAAAtcaaggagaaggaggaagaagttATCTATTATGATACATGCGAAGACCCAGATGAACTTCAAGATAATGAGCCAAAGGGGTTACTGCATCACCCTGAGTCATCCGCGATAAAAACACTCAATATGAAGGCGCAACGTCTGGAGTCTAAACGAGGCAATATCTGTGCAAGAAGAGCCTATCTCAGGAATAAGAGAGACCAATGTGAAGAGACTCAGAAATTGAAGCTGCAACAGGTAGAAAAGACTATGAAAGAGTACCATGAACATCACAGTATAcagataaaaagaaacaaaaagaaagaggaagacaagaaaaagaaagagtTTGTTGACCAGGAGCGCCACAGAACGCTGCAGAGGTTGAAGACCTTTAAAGTAAAGTGCCCAGCTCAGTTTGTGCTGAAAACATCTCGGTCACAGCCTCAGAGTTTGAAACTGTCACAGGATCTTTCCCACCGGCCATTATCACCCTCTATCAAATCCAGCCAGACACCCTCCATGAAGCCAAAAGTCAGTCCGCGTTCCAAGGTACTTGGAAGAGGGAAACCTCCAAGTGCTCTGGTAGATGTTCCTGTACAGATTTTTGTTTCACCAAATGTACCAAAAGACCTAACTTTCGGTGACAGGTTGATTGAAGCATCCACACATGtgcctccaccacccccaccattgCCTCCTCCAcctccgccaccacccctaccacctcctcttcctttttcaccaaAGGCCATTTCTCAACCTCTTTTGCCAGACCCCTCTTTGAAAACCATTAAAaagccttcagtaagtgaaggatTGACTGAAAGTGGCACTGAAGCAAAGCCACCTGAATCTGGGAAGAATGTATCGAACCACTATTCTGGATCCATGGATGAAATCTTGGCCTCCTTAAAACGCGGTGAAATTCTACTTCGTAAAGTCCAGCACTCATGTACCCCAGCAACAGACACTGGCCCAAGGGACAGCATCCTCTCCTCCATTAGACAAGGAGTGAAATTGAGGAAAGTTGTCcgcaaggaaagggcggactctaGCAATGAACCAGAGAGTGAGCTGGAAAGAAGTATCAAAGCAGCTATGAAAAGAATTAAAAAAGTATCTGCTGACTCTGAAGATGAGGAAATGCATGAGTATAAAAGTGGAGAATGGGACACTTAA